The following DNA comes from Anastrepha obliqua isolate idAnaObli1 chromosome 1, idAnaObli1_1.0, whole genome shotgun sequence.
AAGATATTTAGAAGAATTAGCCAACCTAGGATTTTATAAGAAGACAACGGACTCAAGCATCGAAGCCGAAGCTTTTTAGAGTGGAAACAATAAATTGGGATTGAAATATTGGATTGACCTTCATAGTCGCCTAATGCCAAccttattgaaaatgtttaggcaatagttaagcaaaaactcaaaggaaaacaaatatggacggTCACACAGGCGAATTCGCCTGATTACCTCCACAATTTTCGCAGAAACTTTGTGTTAAGTACATTGACTCAAAGATCTGAAGCCCATatagctccaacttccccgagagtcccgcgtaaccttgacaCAATTACGGTCTGGATATTGTaccaggttaaactcctacttatccagaatcgaccccgacatactaaacatatgtccagcatgtgaaggcacccctcacgacactaaccaccttttcacacgCCCCATTAtatccactcatctaacacccctctccctctggacccaacccgtcgaaacagctagtttcctgggcccaccgttagagaagctagacgaagacgaccggagATTACGTTATACTGACccgagctgttgatgtaatagaGAATATTGATGTGATTTAAGCTGGTGCACTgcctcaggctgtcgaagaaaggagctctcGGTGACTTTAATTGTCTAACTGccaaacctggacatttacagagaaagtgccaGACAGTCTCGTTCTCTGAAAactccccacagcttctgtaatgAGGGCgatcgcgtgtgtgccgatcgtccaatgaccggtaaacacaggtATGGCGTAGAGTTCGccaagactttctgagtcctccgtttATTGTACTGggtccaaagggttttcgaagaaatggagcttcatcttttctgcgcttgcctgagaaataagttgcgcAATTCCTCTTTAACAATAGTCAAGAGGATACCTATGGCCTGGAAGGAGGTCTCTAAGATCAATTCAGTCCCTTTCCtgccaatttcatttccctctagtTTTTCGTGTAATAATTCCCCATATCTCACTATTGTACAAATATGTCcttgaattattaatttttggttaaattatTACTTTATTGCATATTTCTCTTCCTTCTGGAACCGCAATTTCAAGGGGTGATCGAATTTTAAACAGTGAAGTGTGCGCTTTGTCAGTGCCTGGGAATAGAGTGTATTCAAATTTTAGAACTCATTCTGAGAGTCGTGTTTGGTTACTTTTCTCCTAGCCACACGTGGCAGCAATTGAGTTCATTACAAGAGTGGAGTACTTCTGAGAACTTTAAATTGTATACATTCCAATTTTCTACACTTTCGTGTTTGTCTTTTTGCTCAATAGGCAGATGAGATTTTTGATTCGGCATCCATAGTAGAGTATTTAATCTAAGTTTCTTGCTGATGACTTTCGATTCAATATTTGCATGTCCAATTACGTATCATCAAGAGGTTGCACAAACTGGAGTGCGCATGGTCTCATCAAAAAGTGAAATGGTCTAACCCATCACTATTATGTATATACCTAAATATCGctgaaatattaatttcaagTCATCAAATAATCAATTTATCAAAAACAGCGTAAATCTGCACTGGGTGCTTATACATATTTCTGTTTAGAGAAGAACGGCAGAATTTCCTGTACGCACAAGTTATTACCAGAACTGTTACTTAGAAAAAGTGCATAGATCTGGAGGCCTGCAAAGCCTTTGCTTCTGGCTAGCTTGACGAAAGCAAAATGAGCAACTTCCAGACTTGCAAAAAATAACCACCAAACTATAGAAATGAGGAAGAGACCGACTCCATTCGAAACGACCGTTTTTAATTATGCAGCACTGGTCGTTTGGGTTTAAAACTTCAGTGTGTCTAATTCTATATgttctaatatttattataaaatgtatagaCACCACCATTAGCTATATGGGCTTCAGATCTTTGAGTCACTGTACTGAACACAAAGTTTCTGCGAAAATTGTGGAGGTaatcatatttgttttcctttgagtttttgcttaactattgcctaaacattttcaataaggTTGGCATTAGGCGACTATGAAGGTCAATCCAATATTTCAATCCCAATTTATTGTTTCCACTCTAAAAAGCTTCAAAGATCTGAAGCCCATATAGCTAATGGTGGTGtctatacattttataataaatattagaacATATAGAATTAGACACACTGAAGTTTTAAACCCAAACGACCAGTGCTGCATAATTAAAAACGGTCGTTTCGAATGGAGTCGGTCTCTTCCTCATTTCTATAGTTTGGTGGTTATTTTTTGCAAGTCTGGAAGTTGCTCATTTTGCTTTCGTCAAGCTAGCCAGAAGCAAAGGCTTTGCAGGCCTCCAGATCTATGCACTTTTTCTAAGTAACAGTTCTGGTAATAACTTGTGCGTACAGGAAATTCTGCCGTTCTTCTCTAAACAGAAATATGTATAAGCACCCAGTGCAGATTTACGCTGTTTTTGATAAATTGATTATTTGATGActtgaaattaatatttcagCGATATTTAGGTATATACATAATAGTGATGGGTTAGACCATTTCACTTTTTGATGAGACCATGCGCACTCCAGTTTGTGCAACCTCTTGATGATACGTAATTGGACATGCAAATATTGAATCGAAAGTCATCAGCAAGAAACTTAGATTAAATACTCTACTATGGATGCCGAATCAAAAATCTCATCTGCCTATTGAGCAAAAAGACAAACACGAAAGTGTAGAAAATTGGAATGTATACAATTTAAAGTTCTCAGAAGTACTCCACTCTTGTAATGAACTCAATTGCTGCCACGTGTGGCTAGGAGAAAAGTAACCAAACACGACTCTCAGAATGAGTTCTAAAATTTGAATACACTCTATTCCCAGGCACTGACAAAGCGCACACTTCACTGTTTAAAATTCGATCACCCCTTGAAATTGCGGTTCCAGAAGGAAGAGAAATATGCAATAAAGTAataatttaaccaaaaattaataattcaagGACATATTTGTACAATAGTGAGATATGGGGAATTATTACACGAAAAcctagagggaaatgaaattgccaggAAAGGGACTGAATTGATCTTAGAGACCTCCTTCCAGGCCATAGGTATCCTCTTGACTATTGTTAAAGAGGAATTgcgcaacttatttctcaggcaagcgcagaaaagatgaagctccatttcttcgaaaaccctttggaccCAGTACAATaaacggaggactcagaaagtcttggGGGACTCTACGCCATacctgtgtttaccggtcattggacgatcggcatacACTATCGCAGATCGCCCTcattacagaagctgtggggagtTTTCAGAGAACGAGACTGTCtggcactttctctgtaaatgtccaggtttggCAGTTAGACAATTAAGGTCACCgagagctcctttcttcgacagcctgaggcAGTGCGCCAGCTTAAATCACATCAATATTCtctattacatcaacagctcggGTCAGTAtagcgtaatcaccggtcgtcttcgtctagcttctctaacggtgggcccaggaaactagctgtttcgacgggttgggtccagagggagaggggtgttagatgagtggattTAATGGGGcgtgtgaaaaggtggttagtgtcgtgaggggtgccttcacatgctggacatatgtttagtatgtcggggtcgattctggataagtaggagtttaacctggtACAATATCCAGACCGTAATTGtgtcaaggttacgcgggactctcggggaagttggagctcttcgtctgcgattgctggtggttggactccgatatcGGCATTCgatggtcgggagcttaagaaggtggtgagggtctcccgatgaatgtcgtttatggcttGTCTGTATACTatccgatccagtagctgtctgtTGGTTTTGTCTAAGATCTCGTCCGTGTAGTTGAcatgcctcctgatgtgcctgcgaagtggctcaggctcaagtaAGTGTCTacatgggtgaggcctgcggtaacaccctagcagaaactacttactgagcaatttgttatgctccttaataGGCAGCATTAGGGCCTCATCATGTAGATGTTGTATAGGTCAGGGCTTCTTAAACTGTGGGTCGCGACCCCCAGGGGGGTCGCGAGACAACTGAAAGGAGGTCGCAAAGATCTGATACTTTTCaatcattataaataaaattttaatattagtaTACACACTAcgtacaaatataaatacaaataaaaatcatacaaaatactattgtagttttattataactattttttgaaaaaagtggcaATGCAAAACGGTTATGTAGGgcctataaatgaaaatatggaagtagcatttaaaacaataaatacaacGCGCTCCTCGATTTTCAACTGAACGTTCGACATTGATGTCTGGCCGCCGGTGTCAGTGTTTGCAAGATACAGTGAGGTGCAAAAATGGAACATAAATAACATTAGTTACGTTTAGTACCATATCTACGCAAACAAGCTTGTTTATTTGAATCCAATTGTAcatgtattatataattagTGTGTAAGCTTTCAAATGAGCCCATAACGGTTAAaatctaacaacaacaactactcatTGGAAgagctgaaaataaaaacacaaatgttcCAATTATGCaccgcttatttatttataaaaaaaagtacaaaaaacgaattattttaatatttggtcCAAAGCCCTTCGATTTTTTAATGCCTTTATACGGTTTGGCATACTTTCTATATATTTAGCCACAGTTTGTGGCGAAATGGAGTACTACGCATCCTGGACTCGCTCCCAGACCTCATTCATCCCTTTTGGCGGGTGTTTATAGTGTACGAGCTTTTGTTTTACGAGAATCCACAAATTCTCAATGGGGTTCATGTGAGAGCTTTGTGCTGGCCACTGCATAACCGAAAATTTTTGGGACTTCAGccagtttattttttctattgaataaatatatatattgttttatgTCATTctatttattgtgttttattacGACCGATATCCCGTCAACgtttccaattatatatatgtgaaaTGAATGGGTACGTATTCTTTAAtccttatttatttacattgtaaAATAGTGCGATATTACATCTACATCTAcggttaatatatatttaattatatggaGGAGGGGGTCGTTTAAAATTTCCTAAGCTTGAAGGGGGTcgctatataaaaaagtttaagaagcCCTGGTATAGGTGActtcaggagacatcctgtcgcggtccttaatgcagtgttttggccggtctgaagcttcgtccattGCGAATCACACAGGACAGGGAAAGCATAAGCAGAGCAGCGTTGGAATGGCACCCTCAAAGACAAAGACGACCCGGTCGTCCAGAAATTACCTGAAGGCATTCTAACCTTCGAGATTTAGAAGGAGTTAACCAAACTTCTCGCAAAGAGAAGAGCCGTTAATagatatacataatatattttattgaagctCTATGTTCCCAAGTGCCATAAtaaaggaataaataaaaaaagttggctAAAAAACTGTATGTCTTACCTTTCCACCACCACCGCCGGCATCTGCACCAACTGCACAGGCGATTTTCCATCTTTAAGCGCTTGTGTTAAATTCAAAATCTGACCACGCATCACAGACATTTGACGTTCGAAGAGCCGTCTATCAAAGCCCTTATCTTGCTGCAAACATAAagtaagaaaaaagcaaaataaatatttacctatTTCAAATTCGCCTTTAAAAATGTACACACACACctgaaataagtaaaataaatcggTGCAAATTTCCTCCACATAATTCATATCGGACAATAATGGCAGCACATGGTTTTTCGTCTTCTCACTAAATGGCACTTTCGCTTGCGGCAACCACGCCCAATGATACGGATATGCACGCCACGAATCGGGATGTTTGAATGGAAAGGCCAACCCATTATCGATTGCCGCAAGCAAGATCTTACCTTCCGCCGACTCATCACTATTTTTGCTAGTAGATGGATTGTTTCTATCCCCCTCATGTTGCTCAAATGTTACATCTTGTTTCATGTCGTCAGTTTTCGCTGACGTCACTAATTCATTTTCTGCTTGTTGTGCACCCGTCGATTTTTTAACTACTTCAATACCACCATTGCTTTGCAGCGCTTGTTTTTCTCTCGCTTGCTCTTCATTTGTTGTAACTGGGGTTGCTTTGGTAGGTGTAACAACTGACCTGAACCGTAGGCCTTTGCTGGAAGCACCCACTTCGGCGGCAGGCCGCACATAACGTATCAACCAGTTGTCGTTGCCACGATCTGTGTTACGAATAATGTAGTCGAGTACAACGAGCCGTTCGAATTGTAGCTGAAATGATTCGCCAAGTTTTACACTGAGTGGTTCTTGTTCGAAGCGACGCAACCAATAGTCAGCATCTTTGTAGCCTTCAACGAAAAGCTGAAAGGAACCAGTCTAGATGGGGTGAAAAAGAACGAAATGATTAGGAATTTTCATAGCTGGGGATTCACTAAGAATTACCTTAAGCGGCAAACTCATGCGATTGAAATGCGCTGACGGATAGTGTTCCTTGATGCGCCGCTTTAGTTTCGCCTTTTGCCGATCAATGCGTGCATAGTTAAAAGTCTCGGCGACTAGCCGTACAACGCGGGTCTTTGGTACAATATTCAAATTTAGTTTACGATCTACTAGGCTGGCGCCAGCCTCCGACAAGTAgctgaaaatatatgaaaaattggtttttggAAATAATCTAATGGCGTGcaaggaatatttaaaaattctataattCTGATTTAACCTAAAAGAAGTAAGAATGATTTCCATTCCCTTGCAATTCTTTCTTGCTCGTTTGTATCAAGCTGGGTCACTGGACTGTCCtgctttttaaaacaaatatttcaatgtAACGGTTTATCTTTCTATAAATGATCTATGACTTTAAATCTGAGCAAGAACTATACTAGCGAGATTGCGAGATCCCTCCGAATGggaggcgctcgagggaactcctgAACTAAAAAAGGCTCAACTCTCGGTTTTAGTGGGTGTCCTAGCCGAGCATTATCCGTTAAGCATCCACGTAGTGCGGAAGATAAGGAgctttaatttcttcttcttcttgattggcgcgataaccgcttacgcgcttTTGGACGAATTTAACAAaggcgccagtcatttctttctcgtgcgaaCCGCCACCatttggacacatcaagtgaagctaagtccttctccacctgatctttccaacgcagaggagattttcctcttcctctgctaccaccagctggtagcgcatcgaatactatccgagccagagcgtttgtatctgtGTCTTCTGTGCacgatgagagtcttgtaaagTTTTAGTTTTGACCGTCGAGAAaggattttactactcaattgcctacttagtccaaagtagcacttagtAAATAGTCATCATTCAGTTATGTGCCCTTACTTATAACCCGCTTCCCGTTCCCTGGTTTCCCCTCAAATAGTTACACAATGAAAGAATTTAGAACACTTCATCGTGCAAGTGAATCCTCTTATTCTACAAATAtaaatctatatataatattttatttaccctTGATTCGGTATCAGACAGGCGCGCCCAAAGCAGCAAGGACAGCACAATTTATGCATCCACTTGGTCCATTTCGGGTTCAGTCGTCCGTAGGGTTCCTCATCTTTCGGCTTGAAAACACCCAAGATTTTCTGGaagcaaatcaaaaatattttaatctagaaaaataatacaaattagataagaaataataaaaacaaaaggaatGAATTTAAAGGGTTAAGTTGTTTGACTTGCTCCCAAAAATTCGCACAAAAGCCAACTCAATCATGGAATTTCCCCGTAAAGAAGTCATTTACTGTAGCGACCGCTGTCAACAAGCAGTTGATATGTAAGCGTAGCTGCCAAAAACTAACTGATAGCCACGCAGACAAACAGACGCCAAATATGTTCaaataatatatacacacatacattcatacatacctataatcataatttatgtacataatggA
Coding sequences within:
- the LOC129250059 gene encoding phosphatidylinositol 4-kinase type 2-alpha isoform X2 produces the protein MEHSSVKVVQHLEDKRSVHYRCYCQQKRCETDTGNYLEADSEEDAINRIETVKTRESLQRINDDKDDNSDITSVYSAYEIVTAVCRCINCPLKFLYDPAFNEVVIQVEAAIAAGVMPERIYQGSSGSYFVKNAAGKILGVFKPKDEEPYGRLNPKWTKWMHKLCCPCCFGRACLIPNQGYLSEAGASLVDRKLNLNIVPKTRVVRLVAETFNYARIDRQKAKLKRRIKEHYPSAHFNRMSLPLKTGSFQLFVEGYKDADYWLRRFEQEPLSVKLGESFQLQFERLVVLDYIIRNTDRGNDNWLIRYVRPAAEVGASSKGLRFRSVVTPTKATPVTTNEEQAREKQALQSNGGIEVVKKSTGAQQAENELVTSAKTDDMKQDVTFEQHEGDRNNPSTSKNSDESAEGKILLAAIDNGLAFPFKHPDSWRAYPYHWAWLPQAKVPFSEKTKNHVLPLLSDMNYVEEICTDLFYLFQQDKGFDRRLFERQMSVMRGQILNLTQALKDGKSPVQLVQMPAVVVERSRGQNSRFFSFTQRFQNKSPFFSWC
- the LOC129250059 gene encoding phosphatidylinositol 4-kinase type 2-alpha isoform X4 — its product is MCSSSQEYELFEDYVLTAHYLRKWNALILKDDPAFNEVVIQVEAAIAAGVMPERIYQGSSGSYFVKNAAGKILGVFKPKDEEPYGRLNPKWTKWMHKLCCPCCFGRACLIPNQGYLSEAGASLVDRKLNLNIVPKTRVVRLVAETFNYARIDRQKAKLKRRIKEHYPSAHFNRMSLPLKTGSFQLFVEGYKDADYWLRRFEQEPLSVKLGESFQLQFERLVVLDYIIRNTDRGNDNWLIRYVRPAAEVGASSKGLRFRSVVTPTKATPVTTNEEQAREKQALQSNGGIEVVKKSTGAQQAENELVTSAKTDDMKQDVTFEQHEGDRNNPSTSKNSDESAEGKILLAAIDNGLAFPFKHPDSWRAYPYHWAWLPQAKVPFSEKTKNHVLPLLSDMNYVEEICTDLFYLFQQDKGFDRRLFERQMSVMRGQILNLTQALKDGKSPVQLVQMPAVVVERSRGQNSRFFSFTQRFQNKSPFFSWC
- the LOC129250059 gene encoding phosphatidylinositol 4-kinase type 2-alpha isoform X3, whose translation is MVLRTNLINDPAFNEVVIQVEAAIAAGVMPERIYQGSSGSYFVKNAAGKILGVFKPKDEEPYGRLNPKWTKWMHKLCCPCCFGRACLIPNQGYLSEAGASLVDRKLNLNIVPKTRVVRLVAETFNYARIDRQKAKLKRRIKEHYPSAHFNRMSLPLKTGSFQLFVEGYKDADYWLRRFEQEPLSVKLGESFQLQFERLVVLDYIIRNTDRGNDNWLIRYVRPAAEVGASSKGLRFRSVVTPTKATPVTTNEEQAREKQALQSNGGIEVVKKSTGAQQAENELVTSAKTDDMKQDVTFEQHEGDRNNPSTSKNSDESAEGKILLAAIDNGLAFPFKHPDSWRAYPYHWAWLPQAKVPFSEKTKNHVLPLLSDMNYVEEICTDLFYLFQQDKGFDRRLFERQMSVMRGQILNLTQALKDGKSPVQLVQMPAVVVERSRGQNSRFFSFTQRFQNKSPFFSWC